The following coding sequences lie in one Arachis stenosperma cultivar V10309 chromosome 5, arast.V10309.gnm1.PFL2, whole genome shotgun sequence genomic window:
- the LOC130981113 gene encoding ribonuclease 3-like, whose translation MGYGRKISLALGHNSLTSLRGQLEIDWPNLNDQSLNGQFWEAQWNKHGTCSLNNFKQLQYFSLAIGIKNKLDILRMLENAGIRPNATVTYNYIDIVRAIKAEIGPFEPELYCGMPHNNVVLLLEVRVCRDAMGATYISCVNNNNSCQGYLINIPE comes from the exons ATGGGTTATGGCCGCAAAATTTCTCTCGCCCTTGGCCACAATTCT CTAACTAGTTTGAGAGGCCAATTAGAAATTGATTGGCCAAATCTAAATGACCAAAGTCTCAATGGCCAGTTTTGGGAAGCTCAATGGAATAAGCATGGAACCTGCAGTCTTAATAACTTTAAGCAACTTCAATATTTTAGCTTAGCCATtggtattaaaaataaattggacATCCTGCGCATGCTCGAAAATGCAGGAATAAGGCCTAATGCAACCGTAACTTATAATTATATTGATATTGTTAGGGCAATTAAAGCTGAAATTGGTCCTTTTGAGCCTGAACTATACTGCGGAATGCCTCACAATAATGTTGTGTTATTGCTTGAGGTTCGGGTGTGTCGGGATGCCATGGGAGCTACATATATCTCATGTGTTAATAATAACAACTCATGCCAAGGATATCTCATTAACATACCCGAGTGA
- the LOC130981114 gene encoding pentatricopeptide repeat-containing protein At4g14820-like has translation MEDYISLNGLEFDLQVQTSLIHLYSKCGSIKKAQEVFEKVADKDLTVWSSMINSYAIHGMGKEAIDLFRKMTTTEGIIPDAIVYTSVLLACSHAGLVEDGLKYFISMQKDFEITPKIEHCTCLVDLLGRVSRLDLALDTIQGMPLEAQVQAWAPLLSACRIHGNVELGEITAVKLLELSPGSSGNYVLMANLYTSFGKWKEAHAMRKLIDGKGLVKECGWSQVEIGGRFHTFAAGNPSRVQLANIYKMLEDLNFTLQEGRYAGQADLSLSPSTDVISFSPNEETKEALIIVRDFTINNNDASVFLDAQHCCIMKTSLDYLSSLSANDGLSGVMRALISETATMFAHCSSSYIETNMKIESTTSELSRADNLKSDLENNKNQFNDMVASEKELRQKLARLEEMKKELEKQIRTTNANIMASRKELNMTRKRKRGVYVEGKALKAQMDVKEKVPRLQHDLAKEN, from the exons ATGGAAGATTATATTTCTCTAAATGGATTGGAATTCGATCTACAAGTCCAAACATCTCTCATACACTTGTACTCTAAGTGTGGAAGCATCAAGAAAGCTCAAGAAGTATTTGAAAAAGTGGCAGATAAAGATTTAACTGTTTGGTCTTCCATGATAAATAGCTATGCTATTCATGGGATGGGGAAAGAAGCGATTGACCTATTTCGCAAAATGACAACTACAGAAGGGATAATTCCAGATGCTATTGTTTACACCAGTGTTTTGCTGGCTTGTAGCCATGCAGGGTTAGTAGAAGATGGATTGAAGTACTTCATAAGTATGCAAAAGGATTTTGAAATAACTCCTAAGATAGAACATTGCACTTGCTTAGTAGATCTTCTTGGTCGAGTTAGCCGGCTTGACTTAGCATTAGATACGATTCAGGGGATGCCCTTGGAAGCACAAGTGCAAGCTTGGGCTCCCTTGCTCAGTGCTTGTAGGATCCATGGTAATGTTGAGCTTGGGGAGATTACTGCTGTCAAGTTACTAGAGCTTAGTCCTGGAAGCTCTGGAAATTATGTATTGATGGCTAATTTGTACACCTCATTCGGCAAGTGGAAGGAGGCGCATGCAATGAGAAAATTGATAGATGGTAAAGGACTGGTTAAAGAATGTGGGTGGAGCCAGGTTGAGATCGGTGGTAGATTTCATACATTTGCAGCAGGAAATCCGTCACGTGTTCAGTTGGCCAATATCTATAAGATGCTAGAAGATCTAAATTTTACTCTTCAAGAAGGTAGATATGCAGGACAAGCT GATTTGTCTCTGTCTCCTAGCACAGATGTTATTTCATTTTCTCCAAATGAAGAGACCAAGGAAGCACTGATAATAGTACGAGACTTCACCATCAATAATAATGATGCTTCAGTGTTCTTGGATGCTCAACATTGCTGCATCATGAAAACCAGCTTAGATTATCTCTCCAGTTTGTCTGCTAATGATGGTTTATCAGGAGTAATGAGAGCATTGATATCTGAAACTGCAACTATGTTTGCACATTGTAGTAGTAGCTACATTGAAACAAATATGAAAATTGAGTCCACTACTTCAGAACTGTCGAGAGCTGATAACTTAAAATCTGACCTTGAAAATAACAAGAATCAGTTCAATGATATGGTGGCGTCAGAAAAAGAGCTGCGGCAAAAGTTGGCACGTTTGGAGGAAATGAAAAAGGAGCTAGAAAAGCAAATCAGAACTACTAATGCTAACATCATGGCTTCTCGAAAAGAACTGAACATGACTCGAAAGAGAAAGAGAGGTGTTTATGTGGAAGGAAAAGCACTCAAAGCTCAAATGGATGTGAAGGAGAAAGTACCACGTTTGCAACATGACTTGGCAAAGGAAAACTAG
- the LOC130981116 gene encoding pentatricopeptide repeat-containing protein At4g19191, mitochondrial-like — MAHRSVVSWNSMISAYSRGFFMDAAFSLLKDMWVLGFEPSLPTFVSILSGCSDSDSDSFSFWWQGMSIHCCLIKLGLVYSQVTLANALMGMYVHFSQMEEARKIFDLMDEKSIISWTTIMGGYVKVGHVAEAYNLFNQMQHQSTGIDFIVFLILISGCIQVGDLLLASSVQAFVLKCGCDKEESIENLLITMYAKCSDLAYARRIFDLIIKKSIFSWTSMIAGYAHSDHPLEALHLFRRLVRTDFRPDGPTVATVISLC; from the coding sequence ATGGCGCACAGAAGCGTCGTGTCCTGGAACTCCATGATTTCGGCTTATTCTCGTGGGTTTTTTATGGATGCGGCATTCAGCCTCTTGAAAGATATGTGGGTTCTTGGCTTTGAGCCAAGTTTGCCCAcatttgtttcaattttgtcagGTTGTTCGGATTCAGATTCAGATTCCTTTAGCTTTTGGTGGCAAGGGATGTCGATACATTGTTGCTTGATCAAACTTGGACTTGTGTATTCTCAAGTTACTTTGGCCAATGCGTTAATGGGAATGTATGTTCACTTTAGCCAAATGGAGGAAGCGAGGAAGATTTTTGATTTGATGGATGAAAAATCAATAATTTCTTGGACAACTATTATGGGAGGTTATGTGAAAGTTGGCCATGTTGCGGAAGCATATAATTTATTCAATCAAATGCAGCATCAAAGTACTGGCATAGATTTTATTGTATTTCTAATTCTTATATCTGGTTGTATACAAGTAGGAGATCTCTTATTAGCTTCATCAGTTCAagcttttgtacttaaatgtGGATGCGATAAAGAGGAGTCCATTGAAAATTTGCTAATAACTATGTATGCAAAATGCAGTGACCTTGCATATGCTAGAAGgatatttgatttgattatcAAAAAGAGTATTTTCTCATGGACATCAATGATTGCAGGATATGCCCATTCGGATCACCCATTGGAGGCATTGCATTTGTTTAGAAGGCTTGTACGGACAGATTTTAGACCAGATGGACCAACCGTTGCTACTGTTATCAGCTTGTGCTGA
- the LOC130981117 gene encoding F-box/kelch-repeat protein At3g06240-like — MATHSDQIPKDFVLEILAKLPVKSLKRFSCVHKSWLNLFENSNFKSMYYENLKSKTTHSSSLLLWRYFDDERSDGDVYENDVHLLSGERYENIVTLVLPSLFEENGFYRVLDCVNGIICHYEEEGLDVKIGLWNPKTDQHKIIPPGITDDEPGFDRQVSIHGFGYDNVNDDYKVIQCVYYIHGHTFVEEPVLTIWQIYSLKSNCWKKLDLEMTKKEHIYNASVAYLNGVCHWWGSEHATNGLEEEQVLVSFNLSTEMFQTTSIVWLQKNDDRPIRSLVVLNKSVTLISSFAKNNCIEISILGEIGVKESWLKLI, encoded by the exons ATGGCAACCCATAGCGATCAGATTCCTAAGGATTTTGTATTGGAAATTCTAGCAAAATTACCTGTTAAGTCTTTGAAGCGATTTAGTTGCGTGCATAAGTCTTGGCTAAATTTATTTGAGAATTCTAATTTTAAGAGCATGTACTACGagaatttaaaatctaaaactacTCACTCATCGTCTCTCCTTCTATGGAGATATTTTGATGACGAAAGAAGTGATGGAGACGTCTATGAAAATGATGTGCATTTGCTTTCTGGAGAAAGGTACGAAAACATAGTTACGTTAGTTTTGCCAAGTCTGTTTGAAGAAAATGGTTTTTATAGAGTTTTAGATTGTGTTAATGGTATCATATGTCACTATGAAGAAGAAGGTCTTGATGTAAAAATAGGACTTTGGAACCCCAAAACCGACCAGCATAAAATTATTCCTCCGGGTATTACTGATGATGAGCCCGGCTTTGATCGGCAAGTAAGTATTCATGGATTTGGTTATGATAATGTGAATGATGATTATAAAGTGATTCAATGTGTATATTATATTCATGGTCATACTTTTGTAGAAGAGCCTGTTCTAACAATTTGGCAAATTTATAGTCTAAAAAGTAATTGTTGGAAGAAACTTGATCTTGAAATGACTAAGAAGGAACATATATATAATGCTTCTGTAGCGTACTTGAATGGAGTATGCCACTGGTGGGGTAGCGAGCATGCTACTAATGGACTCGAAGAAGAACAAGTACTTGTGTCATTTAATCTCAGCACTGAAATGTTTCAAACCACATCAATTGTTTGGCTGCAAAAAAATGATGATAGACCTATCAGAAGTTTGGTAGTGCTCAACAAATCTGTTACTCTGATTTCCTCTTTTGCTAAGAATAATTGCATTGAAATATctattttgggtgaaattggtGTGAAAGAATCTTGG TTGAAATTGATTTGA